gcttcggccgagtagatgccgcagaattttttgacctgtacgTCGACTCGGcgaaagtgagcacggagcattgtatatttccgcttccgggcccctttcggcttagtctggtggtagacatcacagaccttttcccagaagcacttggcggcttgttgattccggacgatgggatcgtacgagacggtgagccaggcgttgtacaccgcctttgtttcttcgttgctTTACGGATGCCGACCCAGATCCTCCGGTTCATCCtcctgttcctcctcctcctcctcctcctcctcctcctcggccgcctcagacgcagccctggagcttccaccgcctcggcctcctccctgggtgggtgcaacggggatatcctcccgaatctgggacaatccCTGAGAAGGCCGCGAGGCGGCGggtcgagcgtatgcatccacatcgaaagtgggtggttggtacccacccggcgtcgccgacccctgggtgccggcgtcgacgaactggaaccaccaagtgtgttgtacatggtctcccaatcgccgaacgcgttgagatcccacccaccggagccgccaccgccgtagttgccgtcgccggacattttgtgaagagattgaatatgaaaattggagaggaaatgaagttgatttaggaagaatagatgtgtagttgtgtgtgaaatgaggatgaattaggagtatttatagaataagaaaataaaaataaaaattaaaaaaattaaaaaacggtataaaaaaaacggtaatattaccgttaatttttttattattaaatcaattttttttaaaaaaataattattgcatCAGCACGTGAcgtcgcccactcgcgggccggcgagtgggcgtcacgcacgacgcgggGAGAGCCACGTCGCTGAAGCACGTGGAGGCACGGACGGTGCCGcgggtcgtgccgtcggcacccgacaCGGCTTGGGAACGGCTCCTCGACGACACCATGcaccgcaacgcgttccgctgtGAAGTCGTTCCGGTGGAACGGcccgcggaacgccggcggcccgcgttgcgggtgctcttaatcaCACTCAACAACTTCATcctattaaaaaaatgtgacaaTTTTGAGTGGGTTGGAGGAAGTATTCATTCTTCTTTTTTCAAATATGCTTCTATTTTCACAAGACCAAATTTAAATATGGataatttagaaattaattttattttattttagaaattgatttttataaataagattatttatatatatttaaatttcaaaataattttttattaaaaaatatttgaatggCTGATTAAATGTTAAAATTGTAGGTTAACTTACCTTTCAGTTCCAAAATGCTTTGAACCATAACCGATCGATATGAACTGTGATCACAGTAATGGCTGATCTATGCAGGTCACTTTCAGTTCCAAAATGCTTTGAACCATAACCGATCGATATGAACTGTGATCATAGTAATGGCTGATCTATGCAGGTCACTTTCATTTCGAATTGATAGTTAATCGTCGATCCAGTTCAAACCACATACCTCTAATTATTataaacaatttatttattatttaaatctaaAAACTATACAGTATAATTTTTGGTATATGTAATTTTCAAGAATTTTATTAATGATAGTTATTGGTATTTGTAATTTTTGTACTCTATAAATACCGTCACATACTCTAATCATTTCAcgttttttaatgaaataatcGCTatgtataattttataaattaattaataatttaaaaataaaatttaaaattaaggcTGTTAATATTGTATGTTAAATAGAGtatattttgtaaattatttCATGTATAAGTGAATCTAAATACATACACTAATTACCAATTGTAGAATTTTAATAATCATGAAGATATATTACGGCCATCAGGCATCAGCCAATGTGAGTAGCCAATGTGAGTAACGCGTAGGGGTATTTTcgtataataatttaaaaataaaattaaaaataatttttggtATATGTAATTTCCAAGAATTATGTACGGAAACGAGGTATTGTGGAAATGTGCAAGGGTATTTTCGTACATCCACAGAAAGCTTCAACTAGTTCTGTCATGGCGGTCAGACTGCTGGGAGTATACTCTGAAAATAGCATTGTGATCAATTATTGAGAATTTACAATCGACAAATATAATCAACAGCCTAAGAAATTGATCAAACGGAAGAGATGAAGATGCTGAGTTGGTTCGGAAAAGGCAAGAATTTGGCCGGAGGAGGATACAGAAAGGATAGGCCGCCGGAAGATGACTGCTGCCCAATTTGCTTCGATGATTTCCACGTTCCATGCCGCACTAACTGCGGCCATTGGTTTTGCGGcaagtctctctctctctctctgcattcCTTTCTTTCACTCcttttgttttcaattttaactTTAAATGAAGAAATTGGAATTTCAAAGTTTAGGGTTTCGGTTTGGTTGTTGCCTTTGTCTAAACAAAGTTAAGCAGTTGAATGTGGGAGGAAATGATATGCATATTGCTGGATTGGATATGTTTGATCAGGAAAACATGAAAAGCATGATGTTGTGATAGCTTTAGGAGACTCTGTTTTGCACATCTTATGTTTTCCTTTATAATTGGTTTATTGTATTGCTTAACTGTCATCATTTCATCCTCAACGACACCTACTTATTGATTACAGGCAGCTGTCTTGTTCGATTTTCGAAGTTCATGGCAAATTTCCAACTGTGCAAGTGCCCTATGTGTGAATCCTGGATATATAATCTTGTTCCCTATACACCAGTAATGATTCAGCCTGGAAGAGAAGAAGTTAGTGAAATCCTCCGGGAGATTGAGCAATATAATCGTGAAAACGAGGTCAGGTGGTTTAGCTTCTTCGTGGCATGTTCTTTTGCTGCAACTTTAATTATTTCAAGTTTCAACCATTGATATATAGACTTGTTCCCCATTCACCTATACTGATTCAGCTAGGAAGAGAGGTTGGTGAGTTACTCGGAGGGATGAAGCAACATGATCGCCAACACAAGGTTGGGTTTAGCTTCTTCACGGTATGTTCTTTGCTGAAGCTATAGTTATTTCAAGTTCTTTTGCTTAGTAAATATTGGCATATGCTGCTTTTACAGAGAATTGAGAATAGGAAAGACAAGAACATTCTTGAGTGTATGCCATGCCTTGACATGTTATCCAAATTGAATGAAAATTTCATTGCTAACTGTTATACATAATCTAATCTGTTATCTGCTAATACAAGTCTCATTGCCATTTTACGTGCTTTCGGAAGTTTACTTGTCTTATGTCAGTGTCTCTTTCTGTCCAATGGTTTTCTCTCTTGCATATGAAAGTGAGTTGTATGTTAATGTGGTGTATGAGCATGTGGCTTGGTTTTCAATCATTCATAATTAAGGCCTCCTTGAAGTGAATTTTGATATGCCTCTTTCCGGCTATTTCAATACATTTTTTGGCAACAGTTAAACTAATTTCTGGGTTCAATTTATTCTACAGAAATATGGAGATCTGATTGATCGCGTGGATGTAGTGATGGATACTATATTTAGCACAATACGGTTTATTACTGTAAGTTCATTTCCATGAGCATATTTTCTTCTCTGACTCATTGTCATGCACATTTACGATTCATGATCTATGCCGGTATATCAGTGTTAGTGTGTGGTATAAAATACTGTTCAAATACCTATCTGCAAATTTTGATAGTGTTTCGCCCCTCTAACTTGTTACAGTATCAGTGTATCACTAAAAAGAGAATGTTTTTTATCCTTTTGCTAATGCATTTACTTTCCTTCTAATCCTTGTTTGCAGCTGCTGATGCACATTGTCCACACAATATATGACCTCCGTTTGTGGCCAAATGGTATGCTCCTCTTTGATTCAGTTTAGACCGTATCGTATTATGGTTCTTGTTTCTTTGTTTCCTATGCGAAAAGGATGAAGCATCAACTTTATTCGACTCTTGTATAGTTTAGTGTAAGCGAGCAAGTTGGTTGTTTGGCTACTTACAGCTTAATTTGTTTGACAGAAGGGATTGAATTCCGACTAGCTTACATGCTGAGATGTGCTCTGCTTCTACTTACTATTTGGATGAATAGGCGATGGTTGCGGGATCGTTTGCCTCAATAGAATGGAGATCGAGAATGGAGATCGATAATGGATTTCGTTGTAGGaaaatgtgtttttgtgaaaATTCAAATGCTTGTTGTGGATGGTGATTTTCTTTGTCTGGCTGCAACTCATCATTTGGACCTTTTTAGTCACTGATTTCATCAACATATCAAATGCAATAACCTATCTTCTCAAATAATGCATGAATTATAAGTTACTCGCAATTTAGATCTCATCAATTTATAAAATGCAATAGAATATGATTGGTCGAACCATGTTTTTGTGAAATGGTGTGCTATGCTAATGAAGGATGAAAAACATACGCATACAGTTTTTGGATATGATCATGGGCTAGTTTAGTTAGTTGTTAGTTACTTAACCATTTCACACTTTATActtgtaatttaatttataatttaacgGGTTTTTCATATATTATCATTGTGTAACGCCAATATGCTCTTATTGGGGACGTTATTgttgtgataaaaaaaaagccATAGCAAAGTAGGCCCCTGTAAAAATCAGAAGTATC
This genomic interval from Salvia splendens isolate huo1 chromosome 13, SspV2, whole genome shotgun sequence contains the following:
- the LOC121761185 gene encoding uncharacterized protein LOC121761185, whose amino-acid sequence is MKMLSWFGKGKNLAGGGYRKDRPPEDDCCPICFDDFHVPCRTNCGHWFCGSCLVRFSKFMANFQLCKCPMCESWIYNLVPYTPVMIQPGREEVSEILREIEQYNRENELGREVGELLGGMKQHDRQHKVGFSFFTKYGDLIDRVDVVMDTIFSTIRFITLLMHIVHTIYDLRLWPNEGIEFRLAYMLRCALLLLTIWMNRRWLRDRLPQ